The segment AGTaggagggaagcaatgtggcctcgtgaaaagatcccgggtctgggaaccagaggacccgggttctaattctgcctctgccactcgtcttctgggtgacctgaataataatgataacaacagagaagcagcgtggctcagtggaaggagcccgggctttggagtcagaggtcatgggttcaaaacccggctctgccaattgtcagctgcccgactttgggcaagtcacttcactgacctcgtctgtaaaatggggattaagactctgagccccacgtgggacaacctgatcaccttgtaacctccccagcgcttagaacagtgctttgcacgtagtaagtgcttaataaatgctattattaccgttatgatgatgatgatggtgatggtatttgttaagcgcttactatgtgccgggcactgtactaaacgctggagtggatacaaacaaatcgagctggacacagtcccggtctcagTGGGGCTCtcaatcgccgttttacagatgaggaaactgaggcccagagaagagaagtgacttgcccagggtcacaaagcagacaagtgcagaggcagaattagaacccacaatcttctgactcctgggcccatgctcccagggctgtgcaaccttgggcaagccacttcacttctctgggcctcagtctcctcatctgtaaaatgaggactgtaagctcactgagggcagggaacgtgtctaccaactctgtgaaatTGTTCTTTCccgaactcttagtacagtgctctgcacacagccggtgctcaataaatatgacggattgattgaccgtgagccccacatgggacatggaccatgtccaatctgtttagctaacatctaccccagactttagaacaatgcttggcacataggaagagcttaacaaataccattagagaactgtgctaagcgctcaggaaacgggcttgggagtcagaggacatgggttctaaccccactctgccccttgtctgctgtgtgaccttctctgtgcctcagttacctcatccgtaaaatggggattaaaagcgtgagccccatgtggcccaacctgattaccctgtatctaccccagtgcttagaaccgtgcctgccacatagtaagcgcttcgcaaataccataattattattatgatttattctCCCATAGGCACCCAAATGACGGTCCACACCGGGGCCGGGGCCCCCTGCTCCATCTTTATCTGCTCGGTGGCCTCGGCTCTGCCCCTGGACTCCATGTCCTGGCATGAGGGTTCTGGCCGAGTCAAGGGCCGGACTCAGGTCTTCAGCCAGGTCAATGCCACCCTGCTGTTCCTCTGCCCCCGGGAGGGGCCCGGAGAAGGCCGATCCAAGAAGCCAAGGAACATCCGATGCTCTCTGAATAAGGACCAGGGGATCAACTTCACCCTGCCAGGTGAGGGACTGTATCCCGGGGGGGGGCGGCGACTGCACAGAGGAGGGTGGGGTAGCTCTttccaaaggggagacagacattaatataaataaataagtgacagatatgcatgtaagcgctgtggggcagaggcagacattaatagaaataaatgaaatgaccgatatgtacataagtgctgtgggactgggaggggggatgaataaagggagcaagtcaagggggtgcagaagagaggggaagacaaggaAAAGAGGGTAAAGCAGCACCCGTTAGTGGAAATAGCcggccctgggggtcaggaggcctgggttccactcccagctccggcacttgtctgttgtgggaccttgggtaagtcatttcacatccctgggcctcagtttcctcatctgaaaatggagattgagacacggagccccgcgtgggacagggattgtgtccaatctgattattttgcatctaccccagcatttagtacagtgcctggcacataataagcactttcctctagagtgtaagttcgttgtaggagggaatgtgtctcaagttcctctcctccaattctctcctggatccccCTTCAAACTGGCTTCCGTccttttcactccacagaaactgccctctcaaaggacgccaatgatctccttcttgccaaatccaacggcctctactccatcctaatcctcctccacctctcagctgctttcaaccctgtcgaccacccccttctccttctcagcTTCACTGAAatttatcctctcctggttcttctcctatctttctggccgctCAGTCTCAGTCACTTTTGTGGgtgcctcccacccccagtttgtgggggtccctcaaggttcagttctgggtccccttttagtctccatctacacccactcccttggagaactcattcactcccatggctccaCCTCCAtgcggatgatttccaaatctacacctccaaccttgatctctttccccctctggagtcttgcatttcctcctgccttcaagacatctatacttggatgtccgcgcgtcacctcagacttaacatgtccaaaaacagagctccttatcttcccacccaaaccctgtctttcccctgactttcccatcactgcagacggcagcaccatccttcctgtctcactagccttggcgttatccttgactcctctctctcattcaacccacatattcaacctatcactaaatcctctcgGTCCAACCTTTGCAATATagctaaaatctatcctttcccctctattcaaactgctgtcacgttaatccaagcatttatcctctccttgattactgctacagcctccttgctgacctccctgcctcctgtctctcctcactccagtccatatttcactctgctgcccggatcattcttctacaaaaatacTCAggccatatttctccactcctcaggaaccttcagtggtttgctcatccacctccacctcaaacaaaaactccttaccatcagctttaaagtactccatcaccctCCTGCTTTACGTCTCTGACtttttactacaatccagcccacacacttcgctcttctaatgccaacctactcattataccttgatctcatctatctctccgccgacttctcgccctccctcttaataCCCGACAGGAAATTCtatcccctgttcaaagccttattgaagacacatctcctccaagaggctttccctgactaagccctctaatGATGGGTACGgacataatgctgtggggcttagggaggggtgaataaagggtgtgaatccaaatgcaagggtgacacagaagggaatgggagaatgggagatgagggcttagctggggaaggcctctaggaagagatgggattttaggatggATATGAACGtgggtgatctgttggatatgaagagggagggtgttcctggccagaggcaggacgtgggcgaggggtcggtggtgagatcacGGTATTCCATTTTTAGAAGCTGCAGGAAGAAGTTGGGAGAATTTGGGCTGCAATTGGAATTCTTCTGTCAGATTTGGGAGGGATCATTGGATTAAGCATTGAAGCCCAGTGGATggtatgggtttaggagtcaggggacctgagtctgctgtgtgaccttgggcaagtcacttaagttctcagtgcctcaattccttcatctgctaaatgggggattcagtccctgtgctccctcctactgtgagccccatgtgattatcttgtatctaccccagtgcttagtacaatgtttggcacatagtaggcgcttaacaagaattatcgttattattattgctacagtcTGCTCCCTTTGGACACTTAGTATttgtcccatcctcagccccacaacacttttatgtccatatccgtaatttatttatactaatgttagTCTCCccctaaactcgctgtgggcaggggacatgtttaccaactctgttgtattgggttctcccaagacttagtgtagtgctctgcacacagtaagcgttcaataaatacctttgattgattggtattcatcccaccctcaaccccacagcacttatgtccatatctgtaaattattcatattattgcccatctccccttctagactgtaagctcattgtgggcagggaatgtgcctaccaacacggttgtagtggactctccgggcactgttctaagtgctggtccccccgccttacctccttcccctgcccacagcacctgtgtatatatgtatgtatatatatttgtacatatttattactctatctattttacttgtacatatttattctatttattttatttagttaatatgttttgtttcattgtctgtctccccctcctagcctgtgagcccgctgttgggtagggaccgtctctagatgttgccaacttgtacttcccaagcgcttagcacagtgcttcgcacccagtaagcgctcaataaatacaaatgaatgaatgaatgaaatgcttactCCAGTTCtcggcacctaggaagtgctcaatcccattttttattctcattatttatcattattagccAACAAGGGGAGGAGAATCCACCCCACTGCctacccttcttcctctccatcctcccttccagccacTTCTGGAGTTTCCAGTTTCACCCACTGTGACTCTACCAAGGGTTGGGATTTCACCCGGATCCTGCTGCTGTTGTGTGTGCTGAGCCAAGTCCTGGCCATCCTGGTCCTGGGCGTTATGGTCTGGAAGCGCAGAGACCGGGCGGCCCAGCGGGGAGGTAAGGTGCCACCCCCGGAGGCTTGGACCAAACAGTGGAGAAGCCTCTGCTGAAGCAGAgctctctagtggatagagccccagcctgggagccagaggatctgggttctaattccgcctccgccgcttgtctttctgtgtgaccatgggtgagtcgcttaacttctctgggccccatctgcaaaacggggattaaaagacggcgagccccacgtgggacatggactgtgtccaacctgattagcttggatccacccccgcgcttactacaatgctcggcagatagtaagcgctgaacagcgtggatcaatggaaagagcaagggcttgggagccagaggtcatgggttctaatcccggctccgccacttgtcagctgtgtgacattgggcaagtcacttaacttctctatgcctcagttccctcatctgtaaaatggggatgaagactgtgagccccacgtgggacaacctaattaccttgaatcctctacatgttgccaacttgtacttcccaagcgcttagtacagtgctctgcacacagtaagcgctcaataaatacgattgaatgaatgaatgaacactacttgacacatagtaagcacttaacaaataccatcgttattatcattattaagaaaaaaACAGGCTCTTGAACTCAGGGGTCAGGGCAGAACTTCATTTCCACAAGAAGGAAGCTCCCAAATTGATCTGCCTTGAACCCTAAACTCCTtcagggggatggagacagtAGGGTAAGGGAGGGACGTGACAGATTTCTCACGTCCCACTTCTCTGGATATATTTCTTGTAGGCACCTCAACTTCTGAATTCAAACCCGAGATTCAGGTCTATGAAAACATCCATTCCTCTATGGCCTGGTGAGGAGGGACTGGGATTTTGGGGTcccaggtggggagagggtgggggtaggggggctggggctgggtggggcagGGTACCAGTGAGGACAGTGGTTTAGTGGTTCCAACGGAGAGcccaaatggagagggagagagagagagagggagagaggcggggtgggggggggggggggaagaccgGGAAGGGAGGAAGTCAAGATACCCTTCATCTCCGCTGCTTCCCCAGAGGTcagaatcaatgaatcgtatttattaatcaatcaatcatatatatgtattgagtacttcctgtgtgcagagcactggactgggagaggacagtataacagcgttggtggacacgttctgtAACCACAcgaagtttattgagcacttactgcatgttgggtagggactgtctctatatgttgccaatttgtacttcccaagcgcttaatacagtgctctgcacacagtaagtgctcaataaatacgattgatgacgatgatgcagagcactggactaagcgcttgagggagtctAATACAACCGAGTTGATAGACTCGTTCCCCGCCCACCAGgcgcttctagtctagagggtcTTTTGTACTCTTTGTCCTCCACAGCCCCTCAGCTGCCAAGGCCATGTGACCTCTCTGATGCCATCAGCAGGGACTGAAGGGCTCCGGTTTCCTGGCAAAGCCAGTTTCAGGTCCTGTGATGCCATCGGGAGCCCAGCTTCATTGATGTTGTTGCCCCCTGGCCTCCTAGCAacagtgtgtatatgtgtgtgtagagGTGGGGAATTGTCCATTCAGTGATGGCATCAATGATTTCACCCCTCCTAGCAATGTGCGGTGGCCTGCCCTGGCCGGTGCCACTGCGACGATTGTGAGGGTCCCCTGGCAATGTCCACTTCTCCCTGACACCCCCCCACTTCAGGTGGTAAACACGCACGCACGTACACACCCACTCACTCACATTCATACCCCccagtgaaaagaacccgggtctgggaatcagaggccctgcgttttagttctggctccaccacttgtctgctctgtgacttggggcaaatcacttcacttctctgggcctcaatcaatcaatcgtatttattgagcgctaactgtgtgtggagcactgtgctaagcacttggaagagtacaataatacaataaaagagttggctgtttcctgcccacagtctcctcatctgtaaaatggggattcaatatctgttctccctccccttagactg is part of the Tachyglossus aculeatus isolate mTacAcu1 chromosome Y4, mTacAcu1.pri, whole genome shotgun sequence genome and harbors:
- the LOC119946757 gene encoding lymphocyte antigen 6 complex locus protein G6f-like translates to MSVNGPDQIQRIYIIQGDSAELACPAPDPLDGDEQLSWFHNLLANRTTRTVVRVPVAGGAPVMGEGVGTRLRLQRNHSLRLDGVREGDAGRYWCSVRGSAWDYQNWKMYDVTVLKGTQMTVHTGAGAPCSIFICSVASALPLDSMSWHEGSGRVKGRTQVFSQVNATLLFLCPREGPGEGRSKKPRNIRCSLNKDQGINFTLPATSGVSSFTHCDSTKGWDFTRILLLLCVLSQVLAILVLGVMVWKRRDRAAQRGGTSTSEFKPEIQVYENIHSSMACPSAAKAM